DNA sequence from the Hoylesella buccalis ATCC 35310 genome:
GACTTTGACGGTTCGCTTAGCGTCTCGACCATTGAACATCCTGTCAAACCAGGTAGTCAGGTGATGTAGGAATCCATCCAAAGACAGGGATTATAGGGATAAGCCTCCATCCGTTTCCACTCGTTTGGCCACATTTCGTTTGGCTTTAAATCAGTTTTTAAATCATGGAGCAGCTATTGCATTATTGTTGGAAGCATCGTCTGTTTCCATTACGGCAACTCACTACCACTGACAACCAAGCGTTGGAAGTGATAGATGTGGGGTTGCATAATGCCAATTCGGGTCCTGATTTTCTCAATGCCAAAGTCAAGATAGGCAACACTGTGTGGGTGGGCAACGTGGAAATACACGTCAAGTCGAGCGACTGGTATGTGCATCGCCACGAGCAAGATGCGGCTTATAATAATGTAATACTGCATGTTGCGGGTGAAATTGATGCGGAAGTAAAAACCGAGAGCGGTCGTGTTGTGCCCCAGTTGCAGCTTTCTGTGCCAACTTCGGTTGCGCAACATTACGAACAATTGCAGACCATCGACACCTATCCGCCGTGCTATGAGATTATTCCCAACCTGTCAAGTTTGACGATTCACGCATGGATGTCGGCCTTGCAGACAGAGCGTTTAGAACAAAAAACGCATGACATCGAACGCCGTTTGCAGCAGTGTGACGGCGATTGGGAGGCTGCTCTCTTCATGACGTTGGCTCGCAATTATGGCTTTGGCATCAATGGTGAGGCCTTTGAGCAGTGGGCAAGATCGATTCCGCTGCACGCTGTGGATCACCATCGTGATGACCTGTTTCAGATAGAAGCGTTCTTTATGGGACAAGCCGGATTGCTCGAGCGTCATCTTATTCCACAAAAATATCATGCAACGATGGATGAAGAGGGCTATTTTGAACTTCTGCGAACAGAATATCTCTATCTGCAACGCAAGTTCTCGCTACAGCCCATCGATGGAAAAATGTGGAGATTCTTGCGATTGCGCCCACAAAATTTCCCCTACATCCGTATCGCACAGTTGGCCAATCTATACCATTCCCGTCGGTTTGGCTTGCGCAATTTGGTGGAAAGTGAGACCCTTGATGACTTAAAAGTAGCGATGAAATCGGCCGTTTCACCCTATTGGGAAACTCATTATGTGTTTGGTTCGGTGAGTAAGAAGAGCGAAAAGAGGCTTTCGGAAGCGTCACTTAATGTTCTACTCATCAACACCGCCATTCCTTTTCTGTTCGCCTACGGTCGGCACGAGTCATCAGAGCAGCTATGTGAACAGGCCATCAATTATCTGGAAAAGCTCAAACCAGAGCGAAACCACATTGTCAACATGTGGCAACAGTGTGGCCTCGATGTGCAAAATGCAGGCGACACTCAGGCTTTAATCCAACTCAAAACGCAATATTGTGACCGGAAAGAATGCCTTAGATGCCGCATTGGCTATGAATATTTAAAAGGAAGGGAATATTGATTCGCTGTTGGTCAGAGACCCAACACGGCTGACAAGGCTCAAAAACTCACATTTTTAAGAACTCAAAAACTCACAAACTCAAGAACTCATCAACTCAAAAATGAACTATATTTTCGAGACACGAATGGAGGTTCGCGACTATGAATGCGATATAGAAGGCATCGTGAACAACGCCAATTACCTCCATTACATCGAGCATACGCGCCATTTGTTCCTCCGTTCGTTAGGCCTTAGCTTTGCTAAGATGCACGAACAGGGAACCGACGCGGTGGTGGCTCGCATGAACTTGCAATACAAAACGCCACTCAAGTGTGATGACACTTTCATTTCACGGTTGGCTTTAAAGAAAGAAGGTCTGCGCTATATTTTCCATCAGGATATCTTTAGGGAGCAGGATGACAAGCTTTGTTTTAAGAGTAAGGTAGAGTTGGTGTGCCTCATTCATGGCCGTTTGGGGCATAGTGAGGAGTACGACAGCGCGTTTGCTAAATATCTATGAACATGACAGACCCACAAGAACTCATCAACACTATCGCTTTGACACGCATCAACCATTTTCATCTTACGGGAATGGTTCAGCTGTATCGTAGGTTGGGCTCGGCGACAGCCGTGATAGAGCATCGACATGACATCCGAGAGGTGCTGCCAGATGCGTCGCCTAAGTTGGTGTCATCGCTTCAAAACGTAGACCAATACTTGCGTAGAGCAGAGGAAGAGCTCGAGTGGGACGTGTCAAATGGTGTCATGCCGCTTTGCATGAATGACGAAAACTACCCGCAACGGCTCAGAGAATGCGATGATGCACCGTTGATGTTGTTCTACAAAGGGTCGGTCAACCTGAACCAACGCCGTGTCATCAGCGTGGTGGGAACCCGAAGAAACACTGTCTATGGAGAGGATTTGATTCGTCGGTTCATGGCAGAACTGCGGCAGTTGTGTCCACAAGTACTCGTGGTAAGCGGTCTCGCTTATGGCGTTGACATCCTCGCTCACCGCCATGCTTTGCAGAATGGATATCCCACTGTGGGTGTTCTGGCGCACGGATTGGATTATCTTTATCCTCCCAGACATCGGCAAACAGCCGATGAAATGGTGCAAAAAGGAGGATTGCTCACAGAATTCCTCACGCAGACCAATGCGGATAAAGTGAACTTTGTGAGAAGAAATCGTATCGTAGCAGGCGTTTCTGATGCATGTATCGTTGTAGAAAGTGCTGCCCATGGTGGCGGATTAATCACCGCCAGTTTGGCTCGCACCTATAACAGAGAGGTGTTTGCCTTCCCGGGTAACGTGGGTAGTCCCTATAGTGAAGGATGCAACAACTTGATACGAGACAACGTGGCAGGGCTCATCAATCATGCCTATGATTTCGTTAAAAGCATGGGATGGGAAGATGATGCAAGGCTCAGTCGTGCACATCATGAAGGAATAGAGCGACAGTTATTCCCTGATTTATCGACTGAGGAACAGCAAGTTGTTGCCGTGTTGCAGAAAAACAACGACTTGCAAATCAACATGCTGAGTGTGCAGGCGGGCATTCCCATCGCTAAACTCTCTGCCATTCTCTTTACTTTGGAAATGAAAGGTGTGTTGAAAGCCTTACCTGGTGGTATTTACCATTTGCTCATGAGTTGATAGGAATCTGCTCATAGGTTGACATTGTATATGCGCATTCTATGTCAGGTCGTTTAGATTTGGCAGCTCAAAATAGATGAAATCAGTAACTTTTTCAGGAAAATGAAGATAGGAAACATAGACTTAGGCGTGCAGCCAATCTTGTTGGCTCCGATGGAAGACGTGACAGACATCGGTTTCAGGCAGTTGTGCAAGCGCTTTGGCGTATCCATGGTATATACCGAATTCGTCAGTGCAGAAGCACTTGTGCGGTCTATTCAAGCCAGTTTGAACAAGTTGACCATTAGTGACAGCGAACGACCCGTAGGCATACAAATCTACGGAAGGGACGTTGAGTCTATGGTGGAAGCTGCCAAGATTGTTGAACAGGCTCATCCTGACGTGATTGACATCAACTTTGGATGTCCCGTAAAGAAAGTGGCAGGCAAAGGTGCGGGTGCTGGTATGCTGCGTAACATACCGCTTTTGTTGGAGATTACCCGAGAGGTGGTCAAGGCGGTGCATACGCCTGTGACTGTAAAAACACGCTTGGGATGGGATGAAAACAATCTTATTATCACTGAATTGGCCGAACAACTGCAAGATTGTGGCATCCAAGCGCTGACCATTCACGGCCGCACGCGCAGTCAGATGTACACCGGAAATGCTGATTGGACGCTGATTGGCGAGGTGAAAAACAATCCTCGCATCCACATTCCTATCATTGGCAATGGCGACATTACCACGCCCCAGGAAGCCAAACAGGCTTTCGAGCGTTTTGGCGTAGATGCTGTCATGGTTGGCCGGGCAGCCTTTGGACAGCCCTGGATCTTTAAAGAAATGCGTGACTATCTCGACGGAAAACCTTACGATGCGTCGCTTGACATCAATAAAAAGATAGACATATTGAAAGAACAGCTGCACATCAATGTGTCGCGTATCGATGAATACCGGGGTATCTTGCATACCCGGAGGCATTTGGCAGCCAGTCCCATCTTCAAAGGCATCCCCGATTTCCGACAAACCCGCATCGCCATGTTGCGGGCATCTACCGTTGTAGAACTGGAAAGCATCTTGGAAGCATGCAGAAAACGCTTGGTGCAGGAATTGTAAGTTCTTCGTTTTAGAACATCCTCAATACGCTATCTTTGTCCAAATGGATAGTGCTAAGGGAATGCTTCTCGGTTATTTATTTGGCCATCGAGCCTGTACTTCTCTTGTTATTCTGATCAGTCCTACAAGGCTATAGGTGTCCGTTCCGTCCCCTCATCCTCTTTTCGTTTTCCTCATTCCATAAATAAAAGCGGCACGACCTCGGTGAGGTTGTGCCGCTCTTGTTAGTGGTTTATTTCTTTGTTCAGCGTTCCATGTTGTTATGATACAACGACAGCCTCTTCTTCTTGTTCTTTCTTGATTTTGCGTCCCAATACTATGTAAGCGATTGGTGATGCCAAGAAGATAGAACTGAGCGTACCAACGAATACACCAATAATCATGGCAAAGGCGAAACTGCGAATGCTGTCAGCACCGAGGATGAAGATTGGAACCAACACAATCAATGTAGACACTGAGGTGTTGATGGTACGAGCCAACGTCTGGTTGATAGAATCGTTGAACGTCTTCTGTAAATCTTGTTTTGGATGCAGCTTCAAGTTCTCACGGATACGGTCAAACACCACCACCGAGTCGTTGATGTCGTAACCGATTACCGTTAGGATGGCACCGATAAACGTTTGGTCAATCTCCAAGGAGAAGCCTATCCATCCGTAACATAACGAGAACAAGCCGACCACAATCGTCGTGTCTATAATCAATGCTGCAACTGAACCAATGGAGAAACCGATGTTGCGGAATCGCAGTAAGATATATAAGAAGATACATATCAGTGCAATCACAACGCTCTTGATGGCATTGTTCGTGATGTCCTTAGCGATGGATGGACCCACTTTAGAAGAACTGATGATTGATCCACCTTCGCGGATATCAGGGTTCTTGAATGATTCTATGCTGGATTGCTTCACAAGTCCGGCTTTCTTCAGCGAAGTATATAGAATCGTTTCTGCCTGATCATCCATCTGTGGGTCATTGCTTTCCAGATTGTAGTTGGTAGATACACGGAAGGTCTTGCCGTCGGTACCGATGGCAATCACGGTCGTGGTTGCGGGTTTGCCTGCATTCTTACCTACTGTATTTTGGAATGCATTGTTCAAAGCGTTGCGTACCTCTTCCACATGTGTGTTCTTGTCAACCGTCACAACATAGTTGCGTCCACCCGTAAAGTCAATGCTCTGGCTCAGACCACGAACAATAAAGCTGCCGATGCAAATGACGATTGCGATGGCGTAAATCGTGCCACTGGTCTTGAACATGCTCATGAATTTATAGCGTGTGTTCTGCATCATATTCTCTGAGATGCCCGTCCAGAACTTGAGGTTCAGCCATTTGTCTTTGTTCAGTTTGTGCTCATAAACCAAACGTGTCAAGAATACAGCACTGAAGAACGAACAAGCCAGACCAATCAACCATGTGGTAGCAAATCCCTGAATGGGTCCTGTACCGAATATCAACAGGATAACACCCGTGATGGCTGATGTTAAGTTAGAGTCGAAGATGGCACTGAAGGCATTACTGTAACCAGCTGCTACCGCCTGTTTCATGCTTTTTCCTGCTCGTAATTCCTCTTTGATACGTTCATATATCAGCACGTTGGCGTCAACGGCCGTACCTAACGTAAGCACCATACCGGCAATACCCGACATGGTAAGGGCGGCTTGAAACGACGTTAGAATACCTAAGGTGAAGAATACGTTCACAATCAAGGCGCAGTTGGCGATCATACCTGGGATGAAATTGTACATCAAAATCATGTAAATCATCAACAGTACGAAGGCTATCACGAATGAGATGATACCTTGCTGGATAGACTGTGCACCCAGTGTAGGACCTACCACCTCTTCTTGTACGATGCGTGCAGGTGCCGGCATACGACCCGATTTCAGGGTGTTGGCCAAGTCTTTGGTGTCTTCGATGGTGAAGCTACCCGTGATAGACGATTGTCCGCCGTCAATTTGGCCTTGGATGCGAGGAGAGGTGTACACCAATCCGTCCAACACAATGGCAACAGCTCTACCGATGTTAGCCTTGGTGATGGCCGACCAGCGGCGTGCGCCGTCGGTGTTCATGGTCATGGAAACCTCTGGCTTACCTGACAAGTGGTCAAACTGGTCGGATGCGTCAACAATCACATCGCCTTCCAACGGAGCGCGTCCGGTGGTGGTTGTAATCTTCAAAGCATGCAGTTCGTAATAGTTTTTCACCTGCAATCCATCGGCTGGTTTGGCACTCCAAAGCAGTTTCAAATCAGCAGGAAGAATCTGCTTGGCAAGGTCTGAGTGGATAATTCTGTTTACTTCTGCGGTGTCGCGTACACTGGCATAACCTACGAGGCTCAGTGCATTGCGCCCCGTGGTACTCAAGATGGCCAACAGTGGGTGTTCTTTCTTGGCGGCAGCAATTTGTTCTTCATTCGAAACTTTTACGTCGCCTTGTTTCTTGTCTTTCTTGAGTTGGAACTTAGGATCTGCTTTCTTAACGACTTTCTCTTCACTGGTTTTCTCAACGGCCTTAGTTGCAGCGGTGTCGGCAGCGGTTGTGTCGGCCACTTGTGTGTCGCCATTAGCCAGACGAGCGTCGATCTGTGTCAGGTAAGGAATGATTTCTTCAGCGTTGAAAGTCTCCCAGAATTCGAGGTTGGCACTACCTTGCAACAGTTTACGCATACGCTCTGGCTCACGAATACCAGGCATTTCAACCATGATGCGACCTTGTTGTCCCTCCAATTTCTGGATGTTCGGCTGAACAACACCAAATTGGTCGATACGCGTGCGCACGACGTTGAACGAGTTGTCGATGGCCGATTGAGTTTCTTGGCGCAATGCTTTCTCTACCTCGGCGTCGGTGCTTTGTGGGTTCACCTTACCTTGCAGTTGCTGCGTGGCAAAGATTTCAGCCAATTTGTGGCCTGGTGCATTCTTCTTGTACGCTTTAATAAAGAGAGAGATAAAATCTTCCTGGCTGGTTTCTTCCTCTGCTCTTGCCTCTTTCATCGATTTCACGAATGCGGCATCTGTCTTGTGGTCAGCGAGCATTTCTACTACGTCAGGCACTGATATCTCCAATATCACGTTCATACCACCTTTCAGGTCAAGGCCCAATCCGATTTGAGTTTCCAAACATCTTTGGTAAGAATAGATGCCCAGATACTTCACAGAGTCTTTGTACTCTTGTTGTGCAATCGGATCTTTCAGCTTTGCTGCTTGGCCATCATAATAGCGAGTGGCTGCTGAAAATGACAAATAGAAGATGCTTGCAAGCGTCAGTAGGACAGCCGTTACAATTACAATTCCTTTGTTTTGCATTTTAATTTATTATTATTGATGATTGTTTTTTCACAACTTTTGATAGACGTGCAAAGATACTATTTTTTTGTTAGTACGAAAAATTTATGGCATTTAAATGCACATTTTTAAGCATTTGGAGCCTTTTTCAGCCAGCAATAGATAGGATAGTGGTCGCTTGCTTTTATTTTGTTGTCTACCTTACAGTTGTACGGAGTCCAGTCTTTCGAGCACATCATGTGGTCAATACGCACATAAAATCCACCAAGATGATAGGATATGCCAGGCCCATTTGCCGTCTCTACGTAACAGTCGCGCAGTTGTTTGGCAATGGTTCGGCGGGCATACGAATTGGGTCCGTCGTTGAAGTCGCCGCATAATATCACGCTCTTGTCCCGATGTGCGGCGATGTATTGGGCTACAGCATCGGCTTGCGCGGCTCTGATGCTTGATGCCTCTCCCAGTTTTTTAATGAGTGTTTTGGTGCTTATTTGGGCTGAGTCGCCCTTGATGTTTCCTTTGACAATGCCCTTGAAGTTGGCTTTGTCTTCTGGTGACAGACCAATGGACTCCAGGTGGTTGTTGATGACAATCACCGTGTCGCCCTTGATGTTCAGATAGAAAGCCGTTGAGTGGTTGCCTTCAGAGGGATAGTTGATGTCTTCTTGACTGATGATGGGGTGACGACTGTAGATATCCATGATGTCTCCTTTGTTCTTGGCGTGCGAACCGGCGTGGTAAGGATATAGTGAATCCATCTGAGCTTTTGCCTTGTCTGCGTACTTGCCCCATGCGTCAGACTCTTGAAGGCATACAATGTCTGCGCCTTGCTCTTTGATAAAATCCAGTACGGGGTTGTTTTCGTGTTCAAATCCATTGCCTCCGAAGAACCAAACATTGTAGGAAAGCACCTTAATGGCACCTTCGGGTGTTTGGTTGGGAAGGTTGATGGGGAAGTAAACCCTGATAGGTTGGTAGCATGCGAGAAATCCCAACAG
Encoded proteins:
- a CDS encoding DUF2851 family protein, producing the protein MEQLLHYCWKHRLFPLRQLTTTDNQALEVIDVGLHNANSGPDFLNAKVKIGNTVWVGNVEIHVKSSDWYVHRHEQDAAYNNVILHVAGEIDAEVKTESGRVVPQLQLSVPTSVAQHYEQLQTIDTYPPCYEIIPNLSSLTIHAWMSALQTERLEQKTHDIERRLQQCDGDWEAALFMTLARNYGFGINGEAFEQWARSIPLHAVDHHRDDLFQIEAFFMGQAGLLERHLIPQKYHATMDEEGYFELLRTEYLYLQRKFSLQPIDGKMWRFLRLRPQNFPYIRIAQLANLYHSRRFGLRNLVESETLDDLKVAMKSAVSPYWETHYVFGSVSKKSEKRLSEASLNVLLINTAIPFLFAYGRHESSEQLCEQAINYLEKLKPERNHIVNMWQQCGLDVQNAGDTQALIQLKTQYCDRKECLRCRIGYEYLKGREY
- a CDS encoding acyl-CoA thioesterase gives rise to the protein MNYIFETRMEVRDYECDIEGIVNNANYLHYIEHTRHLFLRSLGLSFAKMHEQGTDAVVARMNLQYKTPLKCDDTFISRLALKKEGLRYIFHQDIFREQDDKLCFKSKVELVCLIHGRLGHSEEYDSAFAKYL
- the dprA gene encoding DNA-processing protein DprA — protein: MTDPQELINTIALTRINHFHLTGMVQLYRRLGSATAVIEHRHDIREVLPDASPKLVSSLQNVDQYLRRAEEELEWDVSNGVMPLCMNDENYPQRLRECDDAPLMLFYKGSVNLNQRRVISVVGTRRNTVYGEDLIRRFMAELRQLCPQVLVVSGLAYGVDILAHRHALQNGYPTVGVLAHGLDYLYPPRHRQTADEMVQKGGLLTEFLTQTNADKVNFVRRNRIVAGVSDACIVVESAAHGGGLITASLARTYNREVFAFPGNVGSPYSEGCNNLIRDNVAGLINHAYDFVKSMGWEDDARLSRAHHEGIERQLFPDLSTEEQQVVAVLQKNNDLQINMLSVQAGIPIAKLSAILFTLEMKGVLKALPGGIYHLLMS
- the dusB gene encoding tRNA dihydrouridine synthase DusB, whose translation is MKIGNIDLGVQPILLAPMEDVTDIGFRQLCKRFGVSMVYTEFVSAEALVRSIQASLNKLTISDSERPVGIQIYGRDVESMVEAAKIVEQAHPDVIDINFGCPVKKVAGKGAGAGMLRNIPLLLEITREVVKAVHTPVTVKTRLGWDENNLIITELAEQLQDCGIQALTIHGRTRSQMYTGNADWTLIGEVKNNPRIHIPIIGNGDITTPQEAKQAFERFGVDAVMVGRAAFGQPWIFKEMRDYLDGKPYDASLDINKKIDILKEQLHINVSRIDEYRGILHTRRHLAASPIFKGIPDFRQTRIAMLRASTVVELESILEACRKRLVQEL
- the secDF gene encoding protein translocase subunit SecDF, which codes for MQNKGIVIVTAVLLTLASIFYLSFSAATRYYDGQAAKLKDPIAQQEYKDSVKYLGIYSYQRCLETQIGLGLDLKGGMNVILEISVPDVVEMLADHKTDAAFVKSMKEARAEEETSQEDFISLFIKAYKKNAPGHKLAEIFATQQLQGKVNPQSTDAEVEKALRQETQSAIDNSFNVVRTRIDQFGVVQPNIQKLEGQQGRIMVEMPGIREPERMRKLLQGSANLEFWETFNAEEIIPYLTQIDARLANGDTQVADTTAADTAATKAVEKTSEEKVVKKADPKFQLKKDKKQGDVKVSNEEQIAAAKKEHPLLAILSTTGRNALSLVGYASVRDTAEVNRIIHSDLAKQILPADLKLLWSAKPADGLQVKNYYELHALKITTTTGRAPLEGDVIVDASDQFDHLSGKPEVSMTMNTDGARRWSAITKANIGRAVAIVLDGLVYTSPRIQGQIDGGQSSITGSFTIEDTKDLANTLKSGRMPAPARIVQEEVVGPTLGAQSIQQGIISFVIAFVLLMIYMILMYNFIPGMIANCALIVNVFFTLGILTSFQAALTMSGIAGMVLTLGTAVDANVLIYERIKEELRAGKSMKQAVAAGYSNAFSAIFDSNLTSAITGVILLIFGTGPIQGFATTWLIGLACSFFSAVFLTRLVYEHKLNKDKWLNLKFWTGISENMMQNTRYKFMSMFKTSGTIYAIAIVICIGSFIVRGLSQSIDFTGGRNYVVTVDKNTHVEEVRNALNNAFQNTVGKNAGKPATTTVIAIGTDGKTFRVSTNYNLESNDPQMDDQAETILYTSLKKAGLVKQSSIESFKNPDIREGGSIISSSKVGPSIAKDITNNAIKSVVIALICIFLYILLRFRNIGFSIGSVAALIIDTTIVVGLFSLCYGWIGFSLEIDQTFIGAILTVIGYDINDSVVVFDRIRENLKLHPKQDLQKTFNDSINQTLARTINTSVSTLIVLVPIFILGADSIRSFAFAMIIGVFVGTLSSIFLASPIAYIVLGRKIKKEQEEEAVVVS
- a CDS encoding endonuclease/exonuclease/phosphatase family protein; amino-acid sequence: MGKAIKKFVFQLFAGANITTIIAMLLVGYADRINPALHPSLANMGLVLPVMLCINLGFLVFWIFFHPKHVWIPLLGFLACYQPIRVYFPINLPNQTPEGAIKVLSYNVWFFGGNGFEHENNPVLDFIKEQGADIVCLQESDAWGKYADKAKAQMDSLYPYHAGSHAKNKGDIMDIYSRHPIISQEDINYPSEGNHSTAFYLNIKGDTVIVINNHLESIGLSPEDKANFKGIVKGNIKGDSAQISTKTLIKKLGEASSIRAAQADAVAQYIAAHRDKSVILCGDFNDGPNSYARRTIAKQLRDCYVETANGPGISYHLGGFYVRIDHMMCSKDWTPYNCKVDNKIKASDHYPIYCWLKKAPNA